One Chrysiogenia bacterium genomic window, CAGTCAACAGGCGGGTAGCCTCACTCCACCAATCGGGGTGAGCCAGTGAGTGAGCGGCCACCCACGCGGGAGGATTCCATGATCTCATTCGAGCTGAGCGAAGAACAAAAGCAGATGCAGGAGACCGCGCACCGGTTTGCAGAGACCGAGATGCGCGCCCAGGACGAGACCTATCGCAAGTGCGAGCAGTCGGCCAGCGTGCCCGGCAAGATGGTCGCCGCCTATGACGAGAACGGTTTCGGCGTGATCGACATTCCCGAAGAGGCCGGCGGCCTGGGGCAGGGGATCGTCACACGCACCATCGTCGAAGAAGAACTCGCGTGGGGCGACGTCGGTATCGCTGTCGCCCTCGACCGGCCCGGCCTTGGCGCCGCGGCCATCTGCGCGCTGGGCAGCGCCGAGCAGATCAAGAAACACCTGGGCGACCTTGGCGCCAAGCCCAAGACCATCGCCCTGTGCCTGTCCGAGGACGACGTTGCCTCCGAGACTTATGGCGCGATCGCAACGAAGGCCGAAGGCGGCAAGCTCACCGGCAAGAAGCGCTGGGTGGTGGGCGGCCTGGAGGCCGATCTCTACGTGGTCTTCGCCCGCACGAGCGAGGAGACCGGCTGGGCCGGCGTGCGTGCCTTCGTCGTCGAGAAAGGCGCTGCGGGACTCACGCTCGGCAAAGCCGATGCGCGCCTTGGCGTGCTGACGGCGCCGAGCTGCACGGCTGAATTATCGGGCACGCCGGGCGAAGAACTCACCGGCGCCGAAGACATGGGCGCGGCTATTGTGGTGTTTCTAAATCGCGCCCGCGTGCTGACGGCGGCGCGCCTTGTGGGCGTGGCCCGCGCGAGCGCCGAATACGCGCGCGATTACGCCATGCAGCGCCCGGCCTTCGGCAAGATGATCGGGCAGTTCCAGTCCATCGCCTTCATGATCGCCGACGCACACACCGAGGTGAACGCCGCACGCTGGCTCGTCTGGCAGGCGGCCGATGCCCTGGACAAGGGCAAGGACGCCACCAAGCAGGCCTGCATGGCGCTCACCCACGCGGCCGATGTGGCCACGCGCATCTGCACTGACGGCGTCCAGATTCTGGGCGGTGCGGGCTTCATTCAGGACTACCCGGTGGAGAAATGGCTGCGTGATGCGCGCGAGCTCTCGCTCACCATGGGTCCCGAGTCCCTGAACAACGCCCTGGCGGCCGATGCCATTTTGGGCCCCATCACCGACTGACACCTTCCGCGGGCCCTTTGGTCCGCGCTCTTGACTGCAGGAGCAGAAACCATGATCGAATTTGAACTGGAACCAGGACAGCGCAACATCCAGCAGATGGTGCGCTTTTTCGCCAAGAGTGAGCTGCGCCCCAAGGCGCTGGAGTTCGACAAGAACGGCGTCTCCGATGAATTCCTCCGCAAGGTGCAGAAGATGGGTATCGGCGCGGGTGCCGTTCCCAAGGAAATGGGCGGCGACGATGCGGGCGTGAGACCCGACTCCAGGGGCGTCTCCCAGAGCAACCGCATGGGCGTCATCGCCGCTGAGGAAATGTCATGGGGCGATCCCGGCGTCATCCTCACCTTCCCGGGCCCGGGCCTTGGCGGCCCGCCGGTGGCCATTACCGGCACGCCCGAGCAGAAGGAGCGCTGCTTCTCCATCTTCGCCAAGGATAAGGACCCGGCCTGGGGAGCCTACGGGCTGACCGAGCCGGGTGCGGGCTCCGACGCGGCCAATATCTCGACTACCTGCCGCAAGGACGGCGATTACTACGTGCTCAACGGTACCAAGTGCTTCATCACCAACGGCGGCCGCGCCTCCTGGGTCGTGGTCTTCGCTACCCTGGACAAGACCAAGGGGCGCGAGGCGCACCGGGCGTTCATCGTCGAGAAGGGCACGCCGGGCTTCAGCCTCGGCAAGATCGAGAAGAAGCTGGGGCTTCGCTCCTCGGAGACTGCAGAGCTCGTCTTCGATGAATGCCGTGTCCACAAGGACAACCTGCTGGGCGGGGAAGAGCACTACGAGAAGATGGGCTCGGGCGGCTTCAAGACCGCGATGAAGACCTTCGATTCAACCCGTCCGCCGGTGGCCGCGATGGCGACGGGGATTGCCCGGGCTTCATACGAGCTGGCCCGCGACGCCTCCAAGGAGATCTACATGCTTGGCCGCCCGCTCGCGCGCAACCAGGTCGTCCGCGAGAAGCTCGCCGAGATGGAGCGCAAGATCACGGCCGCACGCCTGATGATCTGGCACGCCACCTGGATGGCCGA contains:
- a CDS encoding acyl-CoA dehydrogenase family protein, coding for MISFELSEEQKQMQETAHRFAETEMRAQDETYRKCEQSASVPGKMVAAYDENGFGVIDIPEEAGGLGQGIVTRTIVEEELAWGDVGIAVALDRPGLGAAAICALGSAEQIKKHLGDLGAKPKTIALCLSEDDVASETYGAIATKAEGGKLTGKKRWVVGGLEADLYVVFARTSEETGWAGVRAFVVEKGAAGLTLGKADARLGVLTAPSCTAELSGTPGEELTGAEDMGAAIVVFLNRARVLTAARLVGVARASAEYARDYAMQRPAFGKMIGQFQSIAFMIADAHTEVNAARWLVWQAADALDKGKDATKQACMALTHAADVATRICTDGVQILGGAGFIQDYPVEKWLRDARELSLTMGPESLNNALAADAILGPITD
- a CDS encoding acyl-CoA dehydrogenase family protein codes for the protein MIEFELEPGQRNIQQMVRFFAKSELRPKALEFDKNGVSDEFLRKVQKMGIGAGAVPKEMGGDDAGVRPDSRGVSQSNRMGVIAAEEMSWGDPGVILTFPGPGLGGPPVAITGTPEQKERCFSIFAKDKDPAWGAYGLTEPGAGSDAANISTTCRKDGDYYVLNGTKCFITNGGRASWVVVFATLDKTKGREAHRAFIVEKGTPGFSLGKIEKKLGLRSSETAELVFDECRVHKDNLLGGEEHYEKMGSGGFKTAMKTFDSTRPPVAAMATGIARASYELARDASKEIYMLGRPLARNQVVREKLAEMERKITAARLMIWHATWMA